In Primulina huaijiensis isolate GDHJ02 unplaced genomic scaffold, ASM1229523v2 scaffold23605, whole genome shotgun sequence, the sequence GTCGACAAaacaatatatatcataatgtaagttatgtaataataaaatttttgttggTTTATCGTTATGTGTCAATCATGGGGATCTTACCACTAGCCGAATGTCTGTCCAGCTAAAGCTTATTTTTCACACTCATATCAAATCATTAAATGTAAAAGAATTAAcatttctattattttattttattttatttttgctgACAGTTGACACtaacatatataatttgatatgttATATATAACTGAATCTATCACTGAGATGATATTcatctaataaatatataattttaatatgattattcATGTTTAATATTTAAGTCTCACTTCAGTTATTAGTACAGTGATAAACACAATTGAttaataatatatcaaaatttatatatatttgtgtgtctGTTTGTACAGTTAAAGTAgactaaattattattttgttgcCCCAATAATACAAATGTGtccataaaaatcaataatattctGCCAAATTCCTCCCCACTTACTCTCAATTAGTCTTGCCTAactttttcatttaaatttaaaacatatacatatatgttaAATCATAGATCAATTTCAATTTGCCTATTAATTAGCTAACTAATCCCTGAATAAGATTCACTGTATTATTTTGCATTTTGATGATTAACTACgctaattataattataatattttccttttaaaagTCTTAAATCAGATATTTTGATTATACATTACCGATAGATGTAATTGTAACATGATaatgaaattatataaattGAACACATAAAACTAATTAAATGTCTAATTAGTTTACTATTGGTTGACGATTTCGCAATAATTTtgattcaaattatataataatgttTTTATATATCTCCAGAATAATATTCAATTGCCTTATGGTATATAATCACATGTTAACGTACATATTATtacatttttcttctttatattttatttatttttaataaaatttaaatatattaaaataattttgtgttaaatatttaatattatttgatcaaattaaaagtaataataaCACATGTAATATGCATGGACATGTAACATATCACGTATATTTTGTCAACACtggattttctattttttaataataaaaatatgccATTGCTTTTTGTCAAATCATATAAATCTGAGAGGTACCAGTATCTCTTCGATCGATGTGCGTTCGACTGCtgcttttttcttttcaaattaccTCTGCAGAATCCTCCATTTATAAAGAAACTCTACTCTCCCCCTATTTGTCACTGTTAATGGAGTTGGCTCTAAGTTTAGGTGACACCCCAAAGCCCttcttttttcttgaaaaatcacAAGAGGGAGCTGTCGGAGAAGAAGATCAATTAGGGTTCTGCATGCCCGTGGGAAAACTCACCACTTCTGATGCTGAAAATGGTAGAGAAAAAGACGATGATTCCAATGATCCTCCGGTTCAGCTTGATCTGATGCCTTTTTCTCCGGTTCATAGGAGTCAACCTTCTGTAGTACTTTCCAAGTTCCCTTTTCCATGGCTTACCCAGACCTGTACACTCTTAGAAAACTTTACTATTTGCTAATCAATCTTATCAGTATGATGTTTAATACAAGTTCTTTTTACAGTGGAAGGTGAACCGAGAAGTGTGCCGGAGGTGAACCGGAGAACCGCCTCGTTAGTGAATGAAAACCCTGAGGATAAGGTGGAAGCTGCCGTTGCTTCATGTTTTCAGATGGATTCTTCGGTATTTAGAAATGGAGGTGGGAAGAGGAATTTTGATTCTTTGGTTTCTGCATATTATAATGAACAATTAGACGACAGTGCCGATGGACGTGGTTCTAGCTCGAGAGGAAGTCGTGAGGAATACGAAAATGGTATTTCAAGAAAGAAACTCAGACTTACCAAAGAACAGTCTTCCTTTCTTGAAGACAGTTTCAAAGAACACAACACACTCAACCCTGtaagtttttatatatatactcgagACATTTCAATGAACAACTCCATCAAAAACAGCaacttgaacaaaaaaaaaagggggtGGACTATTTCTGTATGGTTTGTTCTCCAGCTTGCAAATTTTATGCTATGGTTTGGTTTTCATCTGCTGAAATGTGTTCGTATCTCATGTACAAGAAGAATGTA encodes:
- the LOC140967147 gene encoding homeobox-leucine zipper protein HAT14-like, which gives rise to MCVRLLLFSFQITSAESSIYKETLLSPYLSLLMELALSLGDTPKPFFFLEKSQEGAVGEEDQLGFCMPVGKLTTSDAENGREKDDDSNDPPVQLDLMPFSPVHRSQPSVVLSKFPFPWLTQTLEGEPRSVPEVNRRTASLVNENPEDKVEAAVASCFQMDSSVFRNGGGKRNFDSLVSAYYNEQLDDSADGRGSSSRGSREEYENGISRKKLRLTKEQSSFLEDSFKEHNTLNPRQKLALAKKLNLRPRQVEVWFQNRRARTKLKQTEVDCEYLKRCCQRLTEENGRLQKELQEIRALKASQPFYEHLPATTLTMCPSCERVATTTASTTTVAASTGLSLACKVQTL